Proteins encoded in a region of the Pelmatolapia mariae isolate MD_Pm_ZW linkage group LG16_19, Pm_UMD_F_2, whole genome shotgun sequence genome:
- the LOC134645346 gene encoding LIM and senescent cell antigen-like-containing domain protein 1 isoform X3 produces MANALANAMCERCKSGFDPVEKIVNSNGELYHEQCFVCAQCFQQFPEGLFYEFEGRKYCEHDFQMLFAPCCHQCGEFIIGRVIKAMNNSWHPDCFCCDICQAVLADVGFVKNAGRHLCRPCHNREKARGLGKYICQKCHAIIEEQPLLFKNDPYHPDHFNCNNCGKELTADARELKGELYCLPCHDKMGVPICGACRRPIEGRVVNAMGKQWHVEHFVCAKCEKPFLGHRHYERKGLAYCETHYNQLFGDVCYHCNRVIEGDVVSALNKAWCVNCFACSTCNTKLTLKNKFVEFDMKPVCKKCYEKFPLELKKRLKKLSETVARK; encoded by the exons ATGGCCAATGCACTGGCCAATGCCATGTGTGAGCGCTGCAAGAGTGGCTTTGACCCAGTAGAGAAGATAGTGAACAGCAACGGGGAACTTTACCATGAGCAGTGCTTCGTGTGTGCCCAGTGTTTCCAGCAGTTCCCAGAGGGGCTCTTCTATGAG TTTGAAGGCAGGAAGTACTGTGAGCATGACTTCCAGATGCTGTTTGCACCTTGCTGCCACCAGTGTG GTGAGTTCATTATTGGCCGTGTGATCAAGGCAATGAACAACAGTTGGCATCCAGACTGCTTCTGCTGTGATATCTGCCAGGCTGTGCTCGCAGATGTTGGATTTGTTAAGAATGCTGGAAG GCATCTGTGCCGCCCATGTCACAACAGAGAGAAAGCTCGGGGCCTCGGCAAGTACATCTGTCAGAAGTGCCACGCCATTATTGAGGAGCAGCCTCTGCTTTTCAAGAACGACCCCTACCACCCTGATCACTTCAACTGCAACAACTGCGG TAAGGAGCTGACAGCTGATGCAAGGGAGCTGAAGGGGGAGCTCTACTGTCTACCCTGCCACGACAAGATGGGTGTCCCGATCTGTGGAGCCTGTAGGAGACCCATTGAAGGCCGTGTGGTTAATGCAATGGGCAAGCAGTGGCATGTGGAG CATTTTGTGTGTGCTAAGTGTGAGAAACCTTTCCTGGGACACCGTCACTACGAACGCAAGGGCCTGGCCTACTGCGAAACGCACTACAACCAG CTGTTTGGGGATGTTTGCTACCACTGCAATCGTGTTATTGAAGGCGATG tggtgTCTGCTCTTAACAAGGCGTGGTGTGTCAACTGTTTTGCCTGCTCTACTTGCAACACCAAGCTCACCCTGAA GAACAAGTTTGTGGAGTTTGACATGAAGCCGGTGTGTAAGAAGTGCTATGAGAAATTCCCTCTGGAGCTGAAGAAGAGACTGAAAAAGCTGTCTGAAACTGTTGCAAGGAAGTAA
- the LOC134645346 gene encoding LIM and senescent cell antigen-like-containing domain protein 1 isoform X2 — protein sequence MLGITEMTNGNMANALANAMCERCKSGFDPVEKIVNSNGELYHEQCFVCAQCFQQFPEGLFYEFEGRKYCEHDFQMLFAPCCHQCGEFIIGRVIKAMNNSWHPDCFCCDICQAVLADVGFVKNAGRHLCRPCHNREKARGLGKYICQKCHAIIEEQPLLFKNDPYHPDHFNCNNCGKELTADARELKGELYCLPCHDKMGVPICGACRRPIEGRVVNAMGKQWHVEHFVCAKCEKPFLGHRHYERKGLAYCETHYNQLFGDVCYHCNRVIEGDVVSALNKAWCVNCFACSTCNTKLTLKNKFVEFDMKPVCKKCYEKFPLELKKRLKKLSETVARK from the exons CAACATGGCCAATGCACTGGCCAATGCCATGTGTGAGCGCTGCAAGAGTGGCTTTGACCCAGTAGAGAAGATAGTGAACAGCAACGGGGAACTTTACCATGAGCAGTGCTTCGTGTGTGCCCAGTGTTTCCAGCAGTTCCCAGAGGGGCTCTTCTATGAG TTTGAAGGCAGGAAGTACTGTGAGCATGACTTCCAGATGCTGTTTGCACCTTGCTGCCACCAGTGTG GTGAGTTCATTATTGGCCGTGTGATCAAGGCAATGAACAACAGTTGGCATCCAGACTGCTTCTGCTGTGATATCTGCCAGGCTGTGCTCGCAGATGTTGGATTTGTTAAGAATGCTGGAAG GCATCTGTGCCGCCCATGTCACAACAGAGAGAAAGCTCGGGGCCTCGGCAAGTACATCTGTCAGAAGTGCCACGCCATTATTGAGGAGCAGCCTCTGCTTTTCAAGAACGACCCCTACCACCCTGATCACTTCAACTGCAACAACTGCGG TAAGGAGCTGACAGCTGATGCAAGGGAGCTGAAGGGGGAGCTCTACTGTCTACCCTGCCACGACAAGATGGGTGTCCCGATCTGTGGAGCCTGTAGGAGACCCATTGAAGGCCGTGTGGTTAATGCAATGGGCAAGCAGTGGCATGTGGAG CATTTTGTGTGTGCTAAGTGTGAGAAACCTTTCCTGGGACACCGTCACTACGAACGCAAGGGCCTGGCCTACTGCGAAACGCACTACAACCAG CTGTTTGGGGATGTTTGCTACCACTGCAATCGTGTTATTGAAGGCGATG tggtgTCTGCTCTTAACAAGGCGTGGTGTGTCAACTGTTTTGCCTGCTCTACTTGCAACACCAAGCTCACCCTGAA GAACAAGTTTGTGGAGTTTGACATGAAGCCGGTGTGTAAGAAGTGCTATGAGAAATTCCCTCTGGAGCTGAAGAAGAGACTGAAAAAGCTGTCTGAAACTGTTGCAAGGAAGTAA
- the LOC134645346 gene encoding LIM and senescent cell antigen-like-containing domain protein 1 isoform X4, with protein sequence MDMNRRGMPPSIPEDGEAVHHSPHSEMNGYHQRLQGGGGDGAEDEVPVSKSQRRKSDVKVYKEFCDFYARYNMANALANAMCERCKSGFDPVEKIVNSNGELYHEQCFVCAQCFQQFPEGLFYEFEGRKYCEHDFQMLFAPCCHQCGEFIIGRVIKAMNNSWHPDCFCCDICQAVLADVGFVKNAGRHLCRPCHNREKARGLGKYICQKCHAIIEEQPLLFKNDPYHPDHFNCNNCGKELTADARELKGELYCLPCHDKMGVPICGACRRPIEGRVVNAMGKQWHVEHFVCAKCEKPFLGHRHYERKGLAYCETHYNQLFGDVCYHCNRVIEGDVVSALNKAWCVNCFACSTCNTKLTLKDKFVEVDLKPVCKHCYERLPDDMKRRLAKRERDSKEKKKKLIPMNKFVEFDMKPVCKKCYEKFPLELKKRLKKLSETVARK encoded by the exons ATGGATATGAACAGACGTGGAATGCCTCCATCGATACCTGAGGATGGAGAAGCTGTACACCACAGTCCTCACAGCGAGATGAACGGCTACCATCAGAGGCTTCAGGGCGGTGGAGGAGATGGAGCGGAGGATGAGGTCCCCGTGTCCAAATCACAGAGGCGGAAGAGTGATGTGAAAGTCTACAAGgagttttgtgatttttatgctcGCTA CAACATGGCCAATGCACTGGCCAATGCCATGTGTGAGCGCTGCAAGAGTGGCTTTGACCCAGTAGAGAAGATAGTGAACAGCAACGGGGAACTTTACCATGAGCAGTGCTTCGTGTGTGCCCAGTGTTTCCAGCAGTTCCCAGAGGGGCTCTTCTATGAG TTTGAAGGCAGGAAGTACTGTGAGCATGACTTCCAGATGCTGTTTGCACCTTGCTGCCACCAGTGTG GTGAGTTCATTATTGGCCGTGTGATCAAGGCAATGAACAACAGTTGGCATCCAGACTGCTTCTGCTGTGATATCTGCCAGGCTGTGCTCGCAGATGTTGGATTTGTTAAGAATGCTGGAAG GCATCTGTGCCGCCCATGTCACAACAGAGAGAAAGCTCGGGGCCTCGGCAAGTACATCTGTCAGAAGTGCCACGCCATTATTGAGGAGCAGCCTCTGCTTTTCAAGAACGACCCCTACCACCCTGATCACTTCAACTGCAACAACTGCGG TAAGGAGCTGACAGCTGATGCAAGGGAGCTGAAGGGGGAGCTCTACTGTCTACCCTGCCACGACAAGATGGGTGTCCCGATCTGTGGAGCCTGTAGGAGACCCATTGAAGGCCGTGTGGTTAATGCAATGGGCAAGCAGTGGCATGTGGAG CATTTTGTGTGTGCTAAGTGTGAGAAACCTTTCCTGGGACACCGTCACTACGAACGCAAGGGCCTGGCCTACTGCGAAACGCACTACAACCAG CTGTTTGGGGATGTTTGCTACCACTGCAATCGTGTTATTGAAGGCGATG tggtgTCTGCTCTTAACAAGGCGTGGTGTGTCAACTGTTTTGCCTGCTCTACTTGCAACACCAAGCTCACCCTGAA GGATAAGTTTGTGGAGGTGGATCTGAAGCCGGTGTGCAAACACTGCTATGAGCGCCTCCCTGATGACATGAAACGTCGGCTGGCCAAGCGAGAACGTGACtcaaaagagaagaagaagaaattgatACCCAT GAACAAGTTTGTGGAGTTTGACATGAAGCCGGTGTGTAAGAAGTGCTATGAGAAATTCCCTCTGGAGCTGAAGAAGAGACTGAAAAAGCTGTCTGAAACTGTTGCAAGGAAGTAA
- the LOC134645346 gene encoding LIM and senescent cell antigen-like-containing domain protein 1 isoform X1, which produces MDMNRRGMPPSIPEDGEAVHHSPHSEMNGYHQRLQGGGGDGAEDEVPVSKSQRRKSDVKVYKEFCDFYARYNMANALANAMCERCKSGFDPVEKIVNSNGELYHEQCFVCAQCFQQFPEGLFYEFEGRKYCEHDFQMLFAPCCHQCGEFIIGRVIKAMNNSWHPDCFCCDICQAVLADVGFVKNAGRHLCRPCHNREKARGLGKYICQKCHAIIEEQPLLFKNDPYHPDHFNCNNCGKELTADARELKGELYCLPCHDKMGVPICGACRRPIEGRVVNAMGKQWHVEHFVCAKCEKPFLGHRHYERKGLAYCETHYNQLFGDVCYHCNRVIEGDVVSALNKAWCVNCFACSTCNTKLTLKNKFVEFDMKPVCKKCYEKFPLELKKRLKKLSETVARK; this is translated from the exons ATGGATATGAACAGACGTGGAATGCCTCCATCGATACCTGAGGATGGAGAAGCTGTACACCACAGTCCTCACAGCGAGATGAACGGCTACCATCAGAGGCTTCAGGGCGGTGGAGGAGATGGAGCGGAGGATGAGGTCCCCGTGTCCAAATCACAGAGGCGGAAGAGTGATGTGAAAGTCTACAAGgagttttgtgatttttatgctcGCTA CAACATGGCCAATGCACTGGCCAATGCCATGTGTGAGCGCTGCAAGAGTGGCTTTGACCCAGTAGAGAAGATAGTGAACAGCAACGGGGAACTTTACCATGAGCAGTGCTTCGTGTGTGCCCAGTGTTTCCAGCAGTTCCCAGAGGGGCTCTTCTATGAG TTTGAAGGCAGGAAGTACTGTGAGCATGACTTCCAGATGCTGTTTGCACCTTGCTGCCACCAGTGTG GTGAGTTCATTATTGGCCGTGTGATCAAGGCAATGAACAACAGTTGGCATCCAGACTGCTTCTGCTGTGATATCTGCCAGGCTGTGCTCGCAGATGTTGGATTTGTTAAGAATGCTGGAAG GCATCTGTGCCGCCCATGTCACAACAGAGAGAAAGCTCGGGGCCTCGGCAAGTACATCTGTCAGAAGTGCCACGCCATTATTGAGGAGCAGCCTCTGCTTTTCAAGAACGACCCCTACCACCCTGATCACTTCAACTGCAACAACTGCGG TAAGGAGCTGACAGCTGATGCAAGGGAGCTGAAGGGGGAGCTCTACTGTCTACCCTGCCACGACAAGATGGGTGTCCCGATCTGTGGAGCCTGTAGGAGACCCATTGAAGGCCGTGTGGTTAATGCAATGGGCAAGCAGTGGCATGTGGAG CATTTTGTGTGTGCTAAGTGTGAGAAACCTTTCCTGGGACACCGTCACTACGAACGCAAGGGCCTGGCCTACTGCGAAACGCACTACAACCAG CTGTTTGGGGATGTTTGCTACCACTGCAATCGTGTTATTGAAGGCGATG tggtgTCTGCTCTTAACAAGGCGTGGTGTGTCAACTGTTTTGCCTGCTCTACTTGCAACACCAAGCTCACCCTGAA GAACAAGTTTGTGGAGTTTGACATGAAGCCGGTGTGTAAGAAGTGCTATGAGAAATTCCCTCTGGAGCTGAAGAAGAGACTGAAAAAGCTGTCTGAAACTGTTGCAAGGAAGTAA